A portion of the Thermosediminibacter oceani DSM 16646 genome contains these proteins:
- a CDS encoding glycine/sarcosine/betaine reductase component B subunit, translating into MFKISVKQAKSITMEMPEKLAQMALREKPQQSKSKAVTPLPKENVLRTLIWREFSVNNVQISNNTKIVDNTLYLDGALAQQALSINPLVKKVTIDVIKPGQHDVFTNTIMDIMPIATKVEGKMGEGITHCLRGVVVFLTGIDEAGRQIAEFGSSHGILKDKVAFGMPGTPKIDEIVLRIDVVIEKGAGMERRGPLAAHQVCDWILDHIRRELKKMPPQEAVFTQEFKDIRREGRPKVLIVKELGGQGAMHEKIIMPSEPGGVRGGKSIIDLGNVPVILTPNEVKDGGIHSMT; encoded by the coding sequence ATGTTCAAAATATCGGTCAAACAGGCCAAAAGCATAACGATGGAAATGCCGGAAAAATTAGCACAGATGGCACTGAGAGAAAAGCCACAGCAGAGTAAATCGAAAGCAGTAACCCCACTGCCTAAAGAAAATGTTTTACGTACCCTAATTTGGCGCGAATTTTCAGTAAACAATGTACAAATTTCTAATAATACCAAAATTGTCGACAACACCCTTTATCTGGATGGGGCTTTAGCCCAGCAAGCGCTTAGTATTAACCCACTTGTGAAAAAAGTAACTATAGATGTGATAAAACCCGGTCAGCACGATGTTTTCACGAATACCATAATGGATATTATGCCCATAGCTACCAAGGTTGAGGGTAAAATGGGCGAGGGGATAACTCATTGCCTGCGGGGTGTGGTAGTCTTTCTGACAGGAATCGACGAGGCCGGCAGGCAGATAGCCGAATTCGGCTCATCCCACGGTATTTTAAAGGACAAGGTTGCCTTTGGCATGCCGGGGACGCCCAAAATCGATGAGATTGTGCTGAGGATCGATGTAGTTATAGAAAAGGGAGCGGGAATGGAAAGGCGGGGTCCCCTGGCGGCGCATCAGGTCTGCGACTGGATTTTAGACCATATAAGGCGGGAACTGAAAAAAATGCCCCCCCAGGAGGCCGTCTTTACGCAGGAATTCAAGGATATAAGGCGTGAAGGCAGACCGAAAGTGCTGATCGTTAAGGAACTGGGCGGCCAGGGTGCCATGCATGAAAAAATCATCATGCCGTCGGAACCCGGAGGAGTAAGGGGTGGAAAATCGATCATCGATCTCGGGAACGTTCCGGTTATACTTACTCCCAATGAGGTAAAGGATGGCGGCATACATTCTATGACTTAG
- the prdB gene encoding D-proline reductase (dithiol) protein PrdB: MKLTVVQGLQSEIYVPITPPPVYTPFTKQLRDCTVALVSAAGIHMKSQKPFNLAGDFTFREIPGDTPSSELMVTHGGYDNTDVNKDINCMFPIDRLRELAKEGFIKAVAPVHVGFMGGGGNVKKFQEETGPQIAEVLKREGVDAVVLTAGUGTCHRSAVIVQRAIESVGIPTVLIAALPPVAKQQGSPRIVAPMVPMGANVGEPNNKVMQTAILKDALNALVTIDSYGKVVNLPYEYKAKI, from the coding sequence ATGAAACTAACGGTTGTGCAAGGGCTGCAATCGGAAATTTACGTTCCGATAACCCCGCCCCCTGTTTATACGCCGTTTACAAAACAGCTCAGGGACTGCACCGTGGCTCTGGTGTCCGCTGCAGGAATTCACATGAAATCCCAAAAGCCGTTTAACCTGGCAGGGGACTTCACCTTCAGGGAAATACCCGGAGACACGCCGTCCTCCGAGCTGATGGTAACGCACGGCGGATACGACAACACCGACGTAAACAAAGACATCAACTGCATGTTCCCCATCGACCGCCTGAGGGAACTGGCAAAGGAAGGCTTTATAAAGGCGGTTGCTCCCGTCCATGTTGGATTTATGGGCGGTGGCGGAAATGTTAAGAAATTCCAGGAAGAAACCGGTCCCCAGATCGCCGAAGTACTGAAAAGGGAAGGAGTTGATGCGGTCGTTCTGACCGCCGGGTGAGGGACCTGTCACCGCTCTGCCGTGATTGTGCAGAGAGCAATCGAAAGCGTAGGGATTCCCACGGTACTGATTGCCGCGCTGCCGCCGGTGGCGAAGCAGCAGGGGTCCCCGAGAATAGTCGCTCCGATGGTGCCCATGGGTGCCAACGTGGGTGAACCCAACAACAAGGTGATGCAGACCGCGATATTGAAGGATGCCCTTAACGCTCTGGTCACAATAGACTCTTACGGAAAAGTGGTAAACCTGCCTTACGAGTACAAGGCAAAGATATAA
- a CDS encoding CBO2463/CBO2479 domain-containing protein — protein sequence MEIYPEARPVKGRIIEVTERDVKIEFYGRMGMLRIPLRMLICDKRPEVGDEVELMMSYVKLKNDGR from the coding sequence ATGGAAATATACCCCGAAGCCCGGCCCGTAAAGGGAAGGATTATAGAGGTTACCGAACGCGATGTTAAGATTGAATTTTACGGCCGCATGGGGATGCTGAGAATCCCGCTCCGGATGCTTATCTGCGATAAGCGTCCGGAGGTCGGCGATGAAGTCGAACTCATGATGAGCTACGTCAAACTAAAAAATGATGGGAGGTAG
- the prdA gene encoding D-proline reductase (dithiol) proprotein PrdA, whose amino-acid sequence MSITPETANQHKNDPAVVCCLTHEGTIISPADLEDPAIFPDLEDSGLLTIPENVLTIGQVLGKKLIKTIDALTPITPDMIEGGLDQGEKPEVVEEAEMVQSGAAQTVTGAGNVIRIHIEEGKGINLEIPAIVTAAGTAEPAAKPVEGAQEAVKPRVEDRVRRTLLMREFEVKEVRLGDETSFENGVLTIRKGLVEDALKADPIAKKMEIDIITPDNKNVFTNTIMDVIPIATKVEGSLGEGVTHVMSGAVVILTGVDESGIQVHEFGSCEGIIGEKVRFGRPGCPDENDIMIRIHVTIQAGTGMERKGPYAAHKACDAVIQEIREVLKKKPASEAAREIEYKDVERIGRPRVVIVKEIMGQGAMHDNVILPKEPAGVLGGRPNVDLGNIPVVLSANEVRDGGIHALTCIGPASKENTRHYFREPLVNLVADDEEVNLVGVVFVGSPQVNEEKFYVSERLGALVEALGVDGAIVTTEGFGNNHIDFASHIEQIGKRGIPVVGVTYAAYQGQLIVGNKYMDAMVELNKDPNGMESEILGDNTLTKEDAVRALAMLKAKMAGAEIKPAPKKWDQSVIENNQKLVEKA is encoded by the coding sequence ATGTCCATCACTCCGGAAACCGCCAATCAGCATAAAAATGACCCGGCAGTCGTTTGCTGTCTTACCCACGAAGGAACGATCATCAGCCCGGCAGACCTGGAGGATCCAGCCATATTCCCTGACCTGGAGGACTCGGGCTTGCTCACCATACCTGAAAACGTTCTTACCATCGGCCAAGTTCTTGGAAAAAAATTGATAAAAACCATCGACGCCCTGACGCCTATTACCCCCGACATGATCGAGGGTGGTCTGGATCAAGGGGAAAAGCCTGAGGTAGTAGAGGAAGCTGAGATGGTGCAATCCGGAGCCGCCCAGACCGTAACGGGTGCCGGCAATGTGATAAGGATCCACATTGAAGAGGGTAAGGGAATTAACCTGGAGATTCCCGCCATCGTAACTGCAGCAGGGACCGCCGAACCTGCCGCAAAACCGGTGGAGGGAGCCCAAGAGGCTGTAAAACCCAGAGTGGAAGACAGGGTAAGGAGAACCCTTCTGATGCGGGAATTTGAGGTTAAAGAGGTAAGACTCGGAGACGAGACTTCCTTTGAAAACGGAGTCCTTACGATCAGGAAGGGCCTCGTTGAAGATGCGCTGAAAGCCGATCCTATCGCCAAGAAGATGGAGATAGATATAATAACGCCCGATAATAAAAATGTATTTACAAACACCATTATGGACGTTATACCGATTGCCACAAAAGTTGAGGGTTCCCTTGGCGAAGGTGTCACCCACGTTATGTCCGGTGCCGTCGTAATCCTCACCGGCGTGGATGAGAGCGGCATCCAGGTGCACGAATTCGGATCCTGCGAGGGAATTATCGGCGAAAAAGTGAGGTTCGGCAGGCCCGGATGTCCCGATGAAAACGATATAATGATCCGTATCCATGTGACGATACAGGCTGGAACGGGTATGGAGAGGAAAGGGCCTTATGCTGCTCACAAGGCCTGCGATGCTGTAATTCAGGAAATCCGTGAAGTGCTGAAAAAGAAACCTGCTTCCGAAGCCGCCAGGGAAATCGAATACAAAGACGTGGAAAGGATCGGCAGGCCCAGAGTAGTCATTGTGAAGGAGATCATGGGCCAGGGCGCAATGCACGACAACGTCATCCTGCCGAAGGAACCGGCCGGAGTGCTGGGTGGAAGGCCCAACGTAGACCTCGGCAACATCCCGGTGGTGCTTTCCGCCAACGAGGTAAGGGACGGCGGAATCCACGCCCTCACCTGCATAGGCCCCGCCTCCAAGGAGAATACGCGTCACTATTTCAGGGAACCGCTGGTAAACCTGGTAGCTGACGACGAGGAAGTAAACCTGGTAGGCGTGGTATTCGTGGGTAGCCCGCAGGTAAATGAAGAAAAGTTCTACGTATCGGAGCGCCTTGGAGCCCTCGTGGAAGCGCTGGGCGTTGACGGCGCCATCGTAACTACCGAAGGTTTCGGAAACAATCACATAGACTTCGCTTCCCACATCGAGCAGATAGGCAAGAGGGGCATTCCCGTTGTAGGCGTGACTTATGCCGCTTACCAGGGTCAGCTCATCGTGGGCAACAAGTATATGGACGCCATGGTTGAACTGAATAAAGACCCCAACGGTATGGAGTCCGAGATACTGGGCGACAATACCCTGACGAAGGAAGACGCCGTAAGGGCTCTGGCCATGCTCAAGGCTAAAATGGCTGGTGCAGAAATTAAACCCGCGCCGAAAAAGTGGGATCAGTCGGTAATCGAGAACAACCAGAAACTCGTCGAGAAAGCTTAA
- the prdC gene encoding proline reductase-associated electron transfer protein PrdC — protein sequence MEYKLKIPLQQHIGAPCKPVVSAGERVKKGQLIAAPEKLGANIHASLSGVVTAVTGEYIEIEPDKEQPEDYVPIKETSSMLEAIKEAGIVGMGGAGFPTHVKMDVDLQGGTVIANGVECEPLLSHNVRQMEQNPEIVYRGLKYAMQITNASRGYIAIKAKNKKAVEAMKSVIDDPRIEVREMPDIYPMGEERALVREILGQLLRPDQLPSAARAVISNVETLSRICEAVEKRKPVISKNVTVIGRLKSGRQARVFFDVPIGTPIAELIEKAGGFEGDFGEIIMGGPFTGKAVDLDCVVTKTTGGIIVTDPLPREKRKAGLLVCGCGANEARLREVAEKMGACVAGVERCKQVVDVKGGIKCENPGNCPGQAEKILKLKKMGADVLIVGTCSDCTNTVMGVAPKLKLPVYHHTDHVLRTVGHPLVRRLKK from the coding sequence GTGGAGTATAAATTGAAAATACCGTTGCAACAGCATATAGGAGCGCCCTGCAAACCCGTCGTCAGTGCGGGTGAAAGGGTAAAAAAAGGCCAGTTAATAGCCGCTCCGGAGAAATTGGGGGCCAACATACACGCCAGCCTCAGCGGCGTGGTGACGGCAGTAACCGGCGAGTATATAGAAATAGAGCCCGATAAAGAGCAACCCGAGGATTACGTGCCTATCAAGGAAACCTCCAGCATGCTTGAGGCGATCAAAGAGGCGGGTATAGTTGGTATGGGCGGAGCCGGGTTCCCCACTCATGTAAAGATGGATGTCGATTTACAGGGTGGCACTGTTATTGCCAACGGCGTGGAATGCGAGCCGCTGCTTTCTCACAATGTACGGCAGATGGAGCAGAACCCGGAAATCGTCTACCGTGGGCTGAAATACGCCATGCAAATAACCAATGCTTCCCGCGGCTATATAGCCATTAAGGCTAAAAACAAGAAAGCCGTAGAAGCCATGAAATCGGTGATCGACGATCCCAGGATAGAAGTGAGGGAAATGCCCGACATTTACCCGATGGGGGAAGAAAGGGCGCTGGTCCGGGAAATTCTGGGACAGCTTTTGAGGCCCGATCAGCTGCCATCGGCGGCTCGAGCCGTTATTTCAAACGTGGAGACCCTTTCCCGTATCTGCGAGGCGGTAGAAAAGAGGAAACCGGTCATATCGAAAAACGTCACAGTGATCGGCCGGCTGAAGAGCGGCCGCCAAGCCCGCGTATTTTTCGATGTACCCATCGGAACACCAATTGCTGAGCTGATTGAGAAGGCCGGGGGTTTTGAGGGGGACTTCGGGGAAATAATAATGGGAGGCCCCTTCACGGGCAAAGCCGTAGATCTGGACTGTGTTGTCACCAAGACAACGGGAGGTATAATAGTCACTGATCCACTGCCCCGGGAGAAGAGAAAAGCCGGGCTCCTCGTCTGCGGCTGCGGTGCCAATGAGGCAAGGCTTCGGGAAGTAGCCGAAAAGATGGGGGCCTGCGTTGCCGGAGTTGAGCGCTGTAAGCAGGTAGTTGACGTCAAGGGAGGAATTAAATGCGAGAATCCCGGAAACTGCCCGGGACAGGCTGAAAAGATCCTGAAGCTAAAGAAAATGGGAGCAGACGTACTCATAGTAGGGACATGCAGTGACTGTACCAACACCGTAATGGGTGTTGCACCGAAACTTAAATTGCCCGTTTACCATCATACCGATCACGTGCTCCGCACGGTGGGTCATCCGCTGGTGCGCAGGCTTAAAAAATAA
- a CDS encoding sigma-54 interaction domain-containing protein has translation MIEANARSAYATFDIPLESILENINEGICVIDRSRRVIYWNRQAEKLYGIKKDQILGRDIVQFFPNALALEVLKTGKPIEYVEHRPREGNVVVISSIPIKKDGELLGVVSIDQDITEIRKLSYELQKARNRIQYLEYVEEEIKKLHRDFNFENIVYKSKTMYDLILLAMKVAESDASVLIQGESGTGKDLFARAIHQGSQRKDKPFVVVDCSSIPESLLESELFGYEPGAFTGAQKKGKPGKFELAEGGTVFLDEIGEMPLEMQSKLLRVLENREFYRVGGVKPVKVNIRIISATNRDLAEMVKQGKFREDLFYRLDVVSLKIPPLRERPEDIPVLIDYYLKKYSVENKKVIDRIEPAAVEMLLNYPWPGNVRELKNVVERLVILAEDGSILAEHLPQSIKKYFENTTRITDKDRFMKLEQVVAEAEKKAITHALKMTGNNKAKAAEMLGIPRSTLYYKIKTLKIECPTD, from the coding sequence ATGATAGAGGCTAACGCCAGAAGTGCCTACGCAACCTTTGACATACCGCTTGAGAGCATCCTGGAGAATATAAACGAGGGTATCTGTGTAATTGACCGCTCGAGGCGCGTTATATACTGGAACAGACAGGCCGAAAAGCTCTACGGCATAAAAAAAGACCAGATTCTGGGCAGGGATATAGTGCAATTTTTCCCCAACGCCCTGGCGCTCGAGGTGCTGAAAACGGGAAAACCCATAGAATATGTTGAACACAGGCCTAGAGAAGGCAACGTGGTCGTCATCAGCTCAATACCCATAAAAAAAGACGGTGAACTTCTGGGCGTGGTATCCATAGACCAGGATATAACCGAGATAAGAAAGCTCAGCTACGAGTTGCAAAAGGCAAGAAATAGGATCCAGTATCTGGAATACGTCGAAGAAGAGATCAAGAAACTGCATCGGGATTTCAATTTTGAAAACATCGTTTATAAGAGCAAGACCATGTACGATCTGATTCTGCTCGCAATGAAGGTGGCCGAAAGCGACGCTTCGGTACTGATTCAAGGCGAAAGCGGTACCGGCAAGGACCTGTTTGCCCGCGCCATACACCAGGGCAGCCAGAGAAAAGATAAGCCTTTTGTAGTAGTGGACTGCAGTTCTATACCGGAAAGCCTGCTGGAAAGCGAGCTTTTCGGTTATGAGCCTGGGGCTTTCACCGGCGCCCAGAAAAAGGGTAAACCGGGGAAATTTGAGCTAGCTGAAGGCGGAACTGTCTTCCTTGACGAGATAGGTGAAATGCCTTTGGAAATGCAGTCAAAGTTGCTTCGGGTGCTGGAGAATCGAGAATTTTACCGGGTCGGAGGTGTAAAACCGGTAAAGGTAAATATAAGGATTATCTCGGCTACGAACAGGGATCTCGCGGAAATGGTAAAACAGGGGAAATTCAGGGAGGACCTCTTTTACAGGCTGGATGTAGTCTCGCTGAAAATACCACCGTTAAGGGAGCGCCCGGAGGATATACCGGTACTGATAGATTATTATTTGAAAAAATATTCGGTGGAAAATAAAAAAGTCATCGACAGGATAGAACCCGCCGCCGTGGAGATGTTGCTCAATTATCCCTGGCCCGGCAATGTCAGGGAATTAAAAAATGTGGTCGAAAGGCTGGTAATACTGGCTGAAGACGGATCGATCCTGGCGGAACACCTACCTCAGTCTATAAAGAAATATTTTGAAAATACCACCAGAATTACTGATAAAGACCGATTCATGAAATTGGAGCAGGTAGTGGCCGAGGCAGAGAAGAAGGCTATCACCCACGCCTTGAAGATGACGGGGAATAATAAGGCCAAGGCCGCTGAAATGCTGGGCATTCCACGCAGCACCCTTTATTACAAAATTAAAACATTAAAAATAGAATGTCCAACCGATTGA
- a CDS encoding PDZ domain-containing protein, whose protein sequence is MFPLFRILVFILKGLPLAVTNPFFWTVLLIIWLQYRKSADLEERMFGVVKVSPGKKVLYAVFFGILGGIVGSFVIVFLGISITEAGLIYVWPLAIILMLIHPHLMCFSYAGGIVSLFSLLFGYPRIDVAGLMALVGVLHMVESLLIYTAGHLNSAPVFIQDKKYGIVGGFSLQEFWPVPIMMLAVMLGQVPTQDIINMPAWWPIIKPPAEILGRKDLVYLMMPVVAALGYGDIALTRPPRARSRASALNLLIFSVVLLLLAIMASRIHAFKYIAALFAPIAHEALIIMGRKNERERPPLFTPPTRGVRVLDVLKDSPAEKMGIEPGDIILSINGRQVEDSEDIRLIKTMMPTYIWLDVLKTDGSFKTMEMNTYLDGVSILGVLLVPKSQDVPFVVMEEKGLLEGLKRFFRKRNG, encoded by the coding sequence ATGTTTCCATTATTCCGCATTCTTGTTTTTATCCTGAAAGGACTGCCCCTTGCGGTGACCAATCCATTTTTCTGGACGGTGCTTCTCATTATATGGCTACAATACAGGAAGTCTGCCGACCTGGAAGAGAGGATGTTCGGAGTCGTAAAAGTAAGCCCGGGGAAAAAAGTGCTTTACGCCGTCTTTTTCGGAATACTGGGAGGTATCGTCGGCAGCTTTGTTATAGTCTTTTTGGGTATCAGCATAACGGAGGCCGGTTTGATTTACGTCTGGCCTCTGGCGATTATTCTCATGCTGATACACCCGCATCTGATGTGTTTTTCTTACGCAGGGGGTATAGTTTCTCTATTTTCTTTACTGTTCGGCTATCCCAGGATAGACGTCGCCGGACTTATGGCACTGGTAGGAGTGCTCCACATGGTGGAAAGCCTCCTCATTTACACAGCGGGCCATCTAAATTCGGCCCCCGTCTTCATACAGGATAAGAAGTACGGCATAGTGGGGGGATTTTCCCTCCAGGAATTCTGGCCGGTTCCGATAATGATGCTGGCGGTTATGCTGGGGCAGGTACCCACACAGGATATAATCAACATGCCCGCCTGGTGGCCGATAATTAAACCTCCTGCCGAAATTCTCGGAAGAAAGGATCTTGTCTATCTCATGATGCCGGTGGTAGCTGCCTTAGGATACGGCGACATAGCTCTTACCAGGCCTCCCAGGGCCAGGAGCAGGGCGTCGGCGTTGAACCTTTTGATTTTCAGCGTGGTTCTTCTGCTTCTAGCAATTATGGCTTCCAGGATCCACGCTTTCAAGTATATAGCTGCCCTGTTCGCACCCATAGCCCATGAAGCATTAATAATTATGGGGCGGAAGAACGAGAGGGAAAGACCGCCGCTGTTTACTCCTCCCACAAGAGGAGTCAGGGTCCTGGATGTATTGAAGGATTCTCCGGCGGAAAAAATGGGAATAGAACCCGGAGATATAATCCTTTCAATAAACGGACGGCAGGTTGAGGATTCGGAAGATATAAGACTGATAAAAACAATGATGCCCACCTATATCTGGCTTGATGTGCTCAAAACCGACGGCAGCTTTAAAACCATGGAGATGAATACATATCTCGACGGAGTAAGCATCCTAGGGGTCCTACTCGTTCCTAAAAGCCAGGATGTGCCTTTTGTAGTGATGGAAGAAAAGGGTCTTTTAGAGGGGTTGAAGAGATTTTTTAGGAAAAGGAATGGATAA
- a CDS encoding S41 family peptidase codes for MLTDNRKKFISALISAIISCLLFIVGFYLGATHDVKPLSALKEKQPKEVISRENIEFQELKPAIDVMNYIRERYIKEVPVDVLVQGAIKGMVQALGDPYSVFMDADEFQDFMISVNGSFEGVGLSLDIDEKTGSIIVIAPIEGTPAHKAGIRPRDRIVKVDDVELKGKTLDEAVKLLRGRKGTKVTVYIERPGVKNLLKYELVRDDIKLKTVKRDVLGDGIGYVKITSFDTYTPEEFNDALVYLQQKGVKALVLDLRNNPGGSLSAAAEVADALMGKGLVVFTEDRYGHRLEEYYSDTASLNIPLAVLINENSASAAEIVAGALQDTGRGVLVGKKTFGKGTVQELTPLNNGSGLKLTIAKYFLPSGRSIDGKGVEPNVEVAQGKTDNPFDLPPEKDEQLKKAIDILKTSVRAAN; via the coding sequence ATGCTGACCGATAACAGAAAAAAATTTATCAGTGCGCTTATATCGGCGATTATATCATGCCTGTTGTTTATTGTTGGGTTCTATTTAGGGGCTACTCATGACGTTAAGCCCCTTTCTGCTTTAAAGGAAAAGCAGCCGAAGGAGGTTATTTCCCGGGAAAACATCGAATTTCAGGAGCTCAAACCGGCTATCGATGTGATGAACTACATTCGGGAGAGATACATAAAGGAAGTTCCGGTAGACGTGCTGGTGCAGGGAGCCATCAAAGGTATGGTTCAGGCTCTGGGAGACCCGTATTCCGTGTTCATGGATGCCGATGAATTCCAGGATTTCATGATTTCCGTAAACGGTAGCTTTGAGGGAGTAGGGCTTTCGCTCGACATAGATGAAAAAACCGGCTCAATAATAGTGATAGCGCCGATTGAAGGCACCCCTGCGCATAAAGCCGGAATTCGCCCCCGGGACAGGATAGTAAAGGTGGATGACGTGGAACTCAAGGGAAAGACTCTGGACGAGGCCGTAAAGCTCCTTCGCGGCAGGAAGGGCACCAAGGTTACGGTTTACATAGAGCGACCGGGAGTAAAGAATTTATTGAAATACGAACTCGTAAGGGATGATATAAAGCTGAAGACGGTTAAACGGGATGTGTTGGGAGATGGCATCGGATACGTAAAGATTACATCCTTTGATACTTACACGCCCGAAGAATTCAATGATGCCTTGGTTTACTTACAACAGAAGGGCGTAAAAGCTCTGGTTCTGGACCTTCGGAATAACCCCGGCGGTTCCCTCAGTGCGGCGGCAGAAGTAGCCGACGCATTAATGGGGAAAGGGCTGGTGGTCTTCACCGAAGACAGATACGGTCACCGGTTGGAAGAATATTACTCCGATACGGCTAGCCTTAATATACCGTTGGCGGTACTTATAAACGAGAACAGCGCCAGTGCGGCGGAAATTGTGGCAGGAGCCCTTCAGGACACGGGCAGGGGCGTACTGGTGGGCAAAAAGACCTTCGGGAAAGGTACCGTCCAGGAACTGACACCGCTGAACAACGGTTCCGGACTGAAATTAACTATAGCTAAATATTTTTTACCCAGCGGAAGGAGCATCGACGGAAAAGGAGTTGAACCCAACGTCGAGGTGGCGCAGGGCAAAACGGATAATCCATTCGATTTGCCGCCGGAGAAGGACGAACAGCTGAAAAAAGCCATTGACATATTAAAAACATCCGTCAGAGCGGCTAATTGA
- a CDS encoding murein hydrolase activator EnvC family protein: MGEIKNKARRLFALILAVIFILAAVPALAKDLQDLKNQYNNLSRKLQEVNYNLKRVDSQRKDVINELAEIEKDLEATQQKLAAAEANLQLIQQKLAATQQELNRAEQEVEDQKENLKARLKAMYIAGPVDYLEVLLASTSFSDFLTRIDAVKRIVDYDKSLLAEFKAKKDLIAKKKAELEEQKQEIARQHQIINRHRMTIASRQQDRKRLLAKLEAEKREYERQQDQLEAESQKIAEMIRQIQARNNKGYMGTGEFLWPCPSSTRITSEYGWRTHPIFKTRRFHTGVDIGASMGANVVAADDGVVIYAGYYGGYGNTVIVDHGGGISTLYAHLSKILVSDGEKVKRGDRVGLVGSTGYSTGPHLHFEVRKNGQHVNPWNWLK; this comes from the coding sequence TTGGGAGAAATCAAAAACAAAGCTAGGCGCCTTTTTGCGTTGATCTTGGCCGTAATTTTTATACTAGCGGCAGTACCGGCCCTGGCCAAGGACCTGCAGGACCTGAAAAATCAATACAACAATTTGTCGCGTAAGTTACAAGAGGTAAACTATAATTTAAAGAGAGTGGATTCTCAAAGGAAAGATGTAATAAACGAACTCGCCGAAATAGAGAAGGACCTGGAGGCGACGCAGCAAAAACTGGCTGCGGCCGAAGCAAACTTGCAGCTGATTCAGCAAAAGCTCGCTGCTACCCAGCAGGAGCTCAACAGGGCTGAACAGGAGGTTGAGGACCAGAAGGAGAACCTGAAGGCTCGCCTGAAAGCGATGTACATAGCTGGTCCCGTAGATTACCTGGAGGTATTGCTGGCTTCCACCAGTTTCTCCGATTTTTTGACAAGGATTGACGCAGTAAAAAGGATTGTGGACTACGACAAGAGCCTACTGGCGGAATTCAAGGCAAAAAAGGACCTGATAGCGAAGAAGAAGGCGGAGCTTGAGGAACAAAAGCAGGAGATCGCCCGGCAGCACCAGATCATTAACAGACATAGGATGACGATAGCTTCCCGCCAGCAGGACCGCAAGAGATTGTTGGCCAAGCTGGAAGCCGAGAAGAGGGAGTACGAGCGCCAGCAGGATCAGCTGGAGGCGGAATCCCAGAAAATAGCTGAAATGATAAGGCAAATTCAGGCCAGAAACAACAAGGGGTATATGGGAACCGGTGAGTTCCTCTGGCCCTGCCCCAGTTCAACGAGGATTACTTCCGAATACGGCTGGCGCACCCACCCGATATTCAAGACCAGGCGGTTCCACACGGGAGTCGACATCGGCGCTTCCATGGGTGCCAACGTTGTGGCGGCCGATGATGGCGTAGTGATATATGCCGGGTATTACGGCGGTTACGGCAATACCGTTATTGTCGACCACGGCGGCGGCATATCCACCCTGTATGCTCACCTTTCAAAAATACTAGTAAGCGATGGGGAAAAGGTTAAGCGCGGAGACAGGGTGGGTCTAGTGGGCAGCACTGGGTACTCCACGGGGCCGCACCTCCACTTTGAAGTGCGTAAGAACGGTCAGCATGTTAACCCCTGGAATTGGTTAAAATAA